A single Maridesulfovibrio frigidus DSM 17176 DNA region contains:
- a CDS encoding DEAD/DEAH box helicase, producing the protein MSQNEEAVVKKILKDFVSNTVPEYILDGSRTIVSSGGVQKLDIRKRERYWDIDSSIQGDDFQIYTSELGLNLAEENINHYCNCPDAYSGVCRHVGAAALKLLLSLDVEEEKAESIKQADWRQNFRSFFSTELEPEAGKHYIIYRMYPEPERLQVSFFRARQNKSGLSQVQNEVDLESIIANPEWSETSPNLPLVAEQIGHYLDYRGHRVDIPAGLHAWFFRSVKDEYYIFLKDTDIPIRIESRTMQLKLSPQLADEGLSFDILLSDEGKPPFSIMDDDEVFFYGRLPLWVYWKHGFYPVQTTLDPKLVQEMRIQNPVIPPGEIPEFLDRVWTQIPVSDLYDHEEFLEKMQPFFVPATFNPKLYLNEEGSLLTIRIDNLYDTEHGEVAMPEPNPDLQTGSYKDGEKSYLVRRAQDEEAQLFSELRDMGFQPRNNSTWFMEQEAAIIFLLDFYPQLVEAYRIYGEKNLTRYKVRLTKPEIIAEIDTDEDNKWFNLDISVEYDDQRVPIDKIWEAWSQGKRYVQLKDGSYTSLPEAWLKKLSHKLKALGYDPDQPPRSTYEQYETPVLDKIIEDLPDTKTDEQFVKLREKIKDFEEIQQLEAPQGLDATLRPYQLQGLSYLNFLREYHFGGILADEMGLGKTIQTLSFLMSLYERGIKGPNLIIVPTSVLPNWEREAKKFVPELSVLTIYGSRREELFKKINDSCIVITTYALLRRDLEELLKREYTTVILDEAQNIKNPNTITAKSVRQLKSGMRLCLSGTPIENNLFELWSLFEFLMPGFLSSQHAFQRGIIKPIKDGDQEALDYLRTRVQPFILRRTKSEVAKDLPPKIETVHYCELIDEQRDLYNALAKRLRDQVLKDVDQKGMAKSQMSILDALLKLRQICCHPRLLKLDMPGFSTNLPSGKFDAFKDLIFDVVEGGHKVLVFSQFVQMLHIIRSWLTIKELPFTYLDGSSKDRFEQVDKFNDSPDIPIFLISLKAGGTGLNLTSADYVIHYDPWWNPAVENQATDRTHRIGQKRQVFAYKMICQNTVEEKILGLQEMKKSVADAIIPGQSALKSLTRDDLEMLFEI; encoded by the coding sequence ATGTCTCAAAATGAAGAAGCAGTCGTAAAGAAGATTCTTAAAGACTTTGTATCTAATACCGTACCGGAATACATTCTGGACGGCTCACGCACTATTGTAAGTTCTGGCGGAGTGCAAAAACTGGATATAAGGAAGCGCGAAAGATATTGGGATATCGATTCATCAATCCAAGGTGACGATTTTCAGATCTACACTTCCGAGCTTGGTTTGAACCTGGCTGAAGAAAATATCAACCACTATTGCAACTGTCCCGATGCTTATTCCGGGGTATGCAGACATGTAGGCGCGGCAGCTTTAAAGCTTTTGCTTTCACTCGATGTAGAGGAAGAAAAAGCGGAATCAATAAAGCAGGCTGACTGGCGTCAAAATTTCAGATCATTTTTCTCCACAGAATTAGAACCTGAAGCGGGAAAACATTACATTATTTACCGCATGTACCCAGAGCCTGAGCGCTTGCAGGTATCATTTTTCAGAGCCAGACAGAATAAGTCAGGCCTTTCACAGGTTCAAAATGAAGTAGATTTAGAGAGCATTATAGCAAACCCAGAGTGGAGCGAAACTTCGCCTAACCTGCCACTTGTTGCTGAACAGATAGGCCATTACCTAGACTACCGTGGACACAGAGTCGACATTCCGGCAGGTCTGCATGCATGGTTTTTCAGATCAGTCAAAGATGAATACTATATCTTCTTAAAAGATACGGACATCCCTATCCGAATTGAAAGTAGGACCATGCAGCTAAAACTTTCCCCGCAACTTGCGGATGAAGGTCTCAGTTTTGACATTTTATTGTCCGACGAAGGCAAGCCGCCTTTCTCTATTATGGATGATGATGAGGTTTTCTTCTACGGAAGATTGCCACTATGGGTGTACTGGAAGCATGGCTTTTACCCTGTGCAGACGACTCTGGACCCTAAACTTGTACAGGAAATGAGAATTCAGAACCCGGTAATTCCTCCGGGAGAAATTCCTGAATTTCTTGACAGAGTTTGGACACAGATACCTGTATCCGATCTATATGATCACGAAGAATTTCTTGAAAAAATGCAGCCTTTCTTTGTCCCGGCTACATTTAATCCTAAGCTCTACCTCAATGAAGAAGGTAGCCTGCTGACCATCAGGATTGATAACCTATATGATACAGAACATGGCGAAGTAGCCATGCCTGAGCCGAACCCTGATCTTCAGACCGGTAGTTACAAAGACGGAGAAAAATCCTACCTTGTCCGCCGCGCTCAAGATGAAGAAGCACAACTATTTTCAGAACTTAGAGATATGGGCTTTCAGCCTCGTAACAACTCCACATGGTTCATGGAACAGGAAGCCGCAATCATATTCCTGCTGGATTTCTATCCACAGTTAGTTGAAGCTTATAGAATTTATGGAGAAAAGAATCTTACTCGCTACAAAGTAAGACTCACTAAGCCGGAAATTATCGCCGAAATTGATACTGACGAAGATAATAAGTGGTTTAATCTCGACATATCCGTCGAGTATGATGATCAGAGAGTTCCTATCGATAAGATATGGGAAGCTTGGAGTCAGGGTAAACGGTACGTACAACTTAAAGACGGCTCATATACCAGCTTGCCGGAAGCATGGCTCAAGAAGCTCAGTCATAAACTGAAAGCGCTTGGCTATGATCCTGATCAGCCTCCTAGGTCAACCTATGAGCAGTATGAAACACCGGTTCTTGATAAGATCATCGAGGACCTTCCCGACACCAAAACAGATGAACAGTTTGTTAAACTCAGGGAAAAAATTAAAGATTTTGAAGAAATTCAGCAACTTGAAGCACCACAAGGGCTTGATGCGACATTGCGTCCATACCAGCTTCAAGGGCTTAGCTATCTGAATTTCCTTAGAGAATATCATTTCGGCGGAATTCTTGCGGATGAAATGGGACTGGGTAAAACTATCCAGACCCTTTCTTTCCTCATGTCCCTCTATGAAAGAGGCATAAAAGGACCTAATTTAATCATCGTTCCAACCTCAGTTCTTCCAAACTGGGAACGTGAAGCGAAGAAATTTGTTCCTGAGCTTTCAGTTTTGACAATTTATGGTTCAAGGCGTGAAGAGCTGTTCAAAAAAATCAATGATTCATGCATCGTTATTACAACGTATGCACTGCTCCGCCGGGATCTGGAAGAACTACTTAAACGCGAATACACTACTGTTATCCTTGACGAAGCGCAGAATATTAAAAATCCTAATACCATCACAGCAAAATCTGTCCGCCAGTTAAAATCTGGCATGCGACTTTGCCTCTCCGGTACTCCGATTGAGAATAATCTATTTGAACTCTGGTCTCTTTTTGAGTTCCTTATGCCCGGATTTCTCAGTTCGCAGCACGCTTTCCAGCGCGGCATAATAAAACCAATCAAAGACGGTGATCAGGAAGCCCTTGATTATCTGAGAACAAGAGTACAACCGTTTATTCTTCGCAGAACTAAATCCGAAGTAGCGAAAGATCTGCCTCCTAAAATTGAGACAGTTCACTATTGCGAACTCATCGATGAGCAACGCGACCTATATAATGCTCTGGCGAAACGCTTGAGAGATCAGGTCCTTAAAGATGTTGATCAAAAAGGAATGGCCAAGAGTCAGATGTCTATCCTTGATGCACTGCTCAAGCTGAGACAAATATGCTGTCATCCACGATTGCTCAAACTCGACATGCCGGGATTCTCAACGAATCTGCCATCAGGTAAATTTGACGCATTTAAAGACCTCATTTTTGATGTAGTGGAAGGCGGACATAAGGTTCTCGTTTTCTCACAGTTTGTGCAGATGCTGCACATTATCCGCTCATGGCTGACGATCAAAGAACTTCCGTTCACCTACCTTGACGGTTCAAGTAAGGACCGTTTCGAGCAGGTTGATAAGTTTAATGATAGCCCTGACATTCCTATTTTCCTGATCTCGCTTAAAGCGGGTGGAACAGGTCTAAACTTAACCTCAGCGGATTACGTTATTCATTATGATCCATGGTGGAACCCTGCTGTTGAAAATCAGGCAACTGACAGAACTCATCGAATCGGTCAAAAACGACAGGTTTTTGCATACAAAATGATTTGTCAGAATACTGTAGAAGAAAAGATACTAGGACTTCAGGAAATGAAAAAAAGCGTTGCGGATGCAATTATTCCAGGTCAGTCCGCTCTTAAATCTCTTACTCGTGATGACCTTGAAATGTTGTTCGAGATCTAA
- a CDS encoding peptide-binding protein: MSRSIFAYILFGCFVFLAACGQTPEQESEKKAFPESTVASAQESTPVAGGRLTEPLLAEPINLISALSSDSASHTVADKIFVSPLKYNKDIELVPEAAESFEILNDGKLFKFKLREDIRWTDGKPLTAEDVEFTYKMMINPETPTAYASDFLNVKEFKVTGKYSFEVTYDKVFARSLVTWAFDILPKHLLENENLRETKYSRAPIGAGPYKLKEWISGQRLILEANEDYFEGRPYIDEIVFRIIPDTSTQFMELKTGNLDGMGLTPQQYLFQTKGSSWEKDFQKFKFLSFGYTWLGYNLEKPLFKDVRVRRAISYAINKEEIVKGVLLGLGSPAIGPYKPDTWVYNDKLVPYGYQPEKAVELLKQAGWSDTDGDGIIDRDGIPFTFTILTNQGNTLRIKTATIIQNRLKDIGIDVQIRTVEWAAFIKEFVDKGKFDAIILGWSITQDPDNYNVWHSSKAVPGGLNIVKFKNSELDELLEKGRTTLVQADRKVIYDRIQEILHEEQPYCFLYVQMSLPIYQSRIKGLKIAPAGLGYNADRWWIPTASQKKLRIQQ, encoded by the coding sequence ATGAGTCGCAGCATATTTGCTTACATTCTCTTCGGCTGTTTTGTATTTCTCGCCGCGTGCGGTCAAACTCCTGAGCAAGAATCAGAAAAAAAAGCTTTTCCTGAAAGTACAGTTGCTTCGGCTCAAGAATCAACGCCTGTTGCAGGTGGGAGACTTACCGAGCCTCTTCTAGCCGAACCGATAAATCTCATTTCGGCCCTTTCTTCTGACAGCGCGAGTCATACTGTAGCAGATAAGATATTTGTTTCTCCGCTAAAGTACAACAAAGATATAGAATTAGTTCCTGAGGCTGCAGAATCTTTTGAAATTCTTAATGATGGAAAGCTATTCAAGTTTAAACTTCGTGAAGATATTAGATGGACTGATGGGAAGCCACTTACAGCTGAAGATGTTGAGTTTACGTATAAAATGATGATAAATCCCGAAACTCCGACTGCCTACGCTTCTGATTTTTTGAATGTTAAAGAATTCAAGGTCACTGGTAAGTATTCATTTGAAGTCACGTATGACAAAGTTTTTGCTCGTTCGCTAGTTACATGGGCGTTTGATATTTTGCCTAAGCATCTTCTCGAGAACGAAAATCTTAGAGAAACAAAATATTCACGCGCGCCCATTGGGGCTGGTCCTTATAAATTAAAGGAATGGATTTCCGGTCAAAGGCTTATTCTTGAGGCTAACGAAGATTATTTTGAAGGGCGTCCTTATATAGATGAAATAGTGTTCAGAATTATTCCAGATACATCTACTCAGTTCATGGAACTTAAAACTGGCAATTTAGACGGTATGGGGCTTACTCCTCAACAGTACTTGTTTCAGACTAAAGGATCTAGTTGGGAAAAGGATTTTCAAAAATTTAAGTTTCTTTCTTTTGGGTACACATGGTTGGGCTACAATTTGGAAAAACCTCTTTTCAAAGATGTCCGTGTTAGACGGGCTATTTCTTATGCAATAAATAAAGAAGAAATAGTCAAAGGAGTTCTGTTGGGTCTTGGTTCTCCTGCTATAGGCCCATATAAGCCAGATACATGGGTATATAATGATAAGCTTGTCCCTTACGGCTATCAACCAGAGAAAGCTGTGGAACTTTTAAAGCAGGCAGGATGGTCAGATACTGACGGTGATGGTATTATCGATCGTGATGGGATTCCTTTTACGTTTACAATTCTCACAAATCAGGGAAATACCTTACGAATTAAGACCGCAACAATTATTCAGAACCGTCTTAAAGATATTGGCATTGACGTCCAGATAAGAACCGTTGAGTGGGCTGCATTTATTAAGGAATTTGTTGATAAAGGGAAGTTTGACGCGATTATTCTTGGTTGGAGTATAACCCAAGATCCTGACAATTATAATGTATGGCATTCTTCTAAGGCCGTTCCAGGTGGGCTTAATATTGTTAAGTTTAAGAATAGCGAGCTTGACGAACTACTAGAAAAGGGACGAACTACTTTAGTTCAAGCTGATCGCAAAGTTATTTACGATCGTATTCAGGAAATATTACACGAGGAACAGCCTTACTGTTTTTTATACGTTCAGATGTCCCTCCCTATTTATCAGAGCCGGATTAAGGGATTAAAAATAGCTCCCGCAGGGTTAGGATATAATGCAGACAGATGGTGGATACCCACCGCTTCGCAAAAGAAGCTCAGGATACAGCAATAA
- a CDS encoding RelA/SpoT family protein has translation MIRINEITDVVSTYIDDPDLDLIRRAYVFSARAHEGQVRLSGEPYLSHPLHVAKILADMRLDEPTVAAGLLHDTVEDTDATIDDIADLFGEEVADIVDGVTKIGMMDFESKAIAKAENIRKMILAMAEDIRVLMVKLADRLHNMSTLDFQKNYKQLLIAQETLDIYSPLANRLGLYMVKRDLEDLCLYYLKPDIFQNITDGLERQHTLGKEYVDKVLGLLQDVLKSNELTGSIYGRTKHKYSIYNKMVRQGLELDQVHDIIAFRVIVDSVKECYAVLGLVHSMWMPVSGRFKDYISIPKANMYQSLHTTVVGPEGERIEIQIRTAEMQKVAEYGVAAHWQYKESGTSASKQNRDAERFSWLRQIMDWQRELEDPREFMSSLRFDLFNDEVYIFTPGGDIQELPDGATPVDFAYSIHTDVGNHCTGAKVNGRLVPLTTALKNGDTVEIFTDKKRKPSRDWLKFVKTAKARTRIKHYIRTEERERSIRLAKEMLEKEGRRMNLNVPKAIKDGYFVMLADEFSCGNVDDLLSNVGYSRITPRKVLRRLYAVINNIEGEEEVPDVHPQQTPEEKDKDKAKDIGNAIEIEGVDNVLIRFAGCCTPLPGEPIIGYISRGRGVAVHSATCPNVKSLEEERLLNVSWSGGQEEASHPAQISIRCKNIKGLLAKICTILSDQDVNIDSGTFRSDVDGISLLEFTVEVRDLGHLHRALNKLKTLDEVLETTRLG, from the coding sequence ATGATAAGAATTAATGAAATTACTGATGTAGTCAGTACCTATATTGATGATCCTGATCTGGATCTTATTCGCAGAGCTTATGTGTTTTCAGCGCGTGCTCATGAGGGGCAGGTGCGCCTTTCGGGTGAGCCTTACCTTTCTCATCCTTTGCATGTTGCTAAAATTTTAGCCGATATGAGGCTTGATGAACCTACTGTTGCGGCTGGTTTACTGCATGATACAGTTGAAGATACTGATGCAACCATTGATGATATCGCGGATCTTTTCGGTGAAGAGGTTGCTGATATTGTTGATGGCGTGACTAAAATCGGGATGATGGATTTTGAGTCTAAAGCTATCGCCAAAGCTGAAAATATTCGTAAGATGATTTTAGCCATGGCGGAAGATATTCGCGTATTGATGGTCAAGCTTGCTGACCGCTTACATAATATGAGCACTCTTGATTTTCAGAAGAACTATAAGCAGCTTTTGATCGCGCAGGAGACTCTGGATATTTATTCTCCGCTCGCCAACAGACTCGGTCTGTATATGGTTAAGCGAGATTTAGAAGATCTTTGTCTGTACTATCTAAAGCCGGATATTTTTCAAAATATTACTGATGGTCTTGAGCGCCAGCATACTCTTGGAAAAGAGTATGTGGATAAAGTGCTTGGGCTTTTACAGGATGTGCTGAAAAGCAATGAGCTTACGGGTTCTATTTACGGAAGAACTAAGCATAAATACAGTATTTACAATAAGATGGTGCGTCAAGGTCTTGAGCTTGATCAGGTTCATGATATTATTGCATTCAGAGTAATCGTCGATTCTGTTAAGGAATGTTACGCGGTTCTGGGGCTGGTTCACTCTATGTGGATGCCCGTATCCGGTCGTTTTAAGGATTATATATCCATTCCGAAAGCTAATATGTATCAGAGTTTGCATACTACTGTTGTCGGTCCCGAAGGGGAGCGCATCGAGATTCAGATTCGTACTGCAGAGATGCAGAAAGTTGCCGAGTACGGTGTTGCTGCTCATTGGCAGTATAAAGAGTCCGGAACAAGTGCTTCAAAGCAGAATAGGGACGCTGAGCGTTTTTCATGGCTTCGTCAGATTATGGACTGGCAGCGAGAACTTGAAGATCCGCGTGAGTTCATGTCTTCACTCAGGTTTGATCTGTTTAATGATGAAGTTTATATTTTCACGCCAGGTGGTGACATTCAGGAACTCCCTGATGGAGCTACTCCTGTTGATTTCGCTTATTCTATCCATACCGATGTTGGTAACCATTGTACTGGTGCGAAAGTTAACGGCAGGCTTGTACCGCTGACAACTGCGCTCAAAAATGGTGACACGGTTGAGATCTTTACCGATAAAAAGCGTAAGCCGAGTCGTGATTGGCTTAAGTTTGTTAAGACCGCTAAGGCCCGTACACGTATTAAGCATTACATTAGAACTGAAGAGCGCGAGCGTTCAATTAGGCTTGCCAAAGAGATGCTCGAGAAAGAAGGCCGCCGCATGAATTTGAATGTGCCTAAGGCCATCAAAGACGGTTATTTCGTCATGCTTGCTGATGAATTTTCATGTGGTAATGTTGATGATCTGCTTTCAAATGTAGGCTATTCACGAATTACTCCTCGCAAAGTTTTGCGTCGTCTCTATGCTGTAATTAACAACATAGAAGGTGAGGAGGAAGTTCCGGACGTTCACCCACAGCAGACCCCTGAAGAGAAAGACAAAGATAAAGCGAAAGACATAGGGAACGCCATCGAAATCGAAGGTGTTGATAATGTTCTTATTCGTTTTGCGGGTTGTTGTACGCCGCTACCGGGTGAGCCTATCATTGGTTATATCAGTCGTGGGCGCGGGGTTGCTGTTCATTCTGCAACATGCCCGAATGTTAAAAGTCTTGAAGAAGAACGTCTTTTGAATGTTTCGTGGTCCGGTGGACAGGAAGAGGCTTCGCATCCGGCGCAGATCAGTATCAGATGCAAGAATATCAAAGGTTTACTTGCTAAAATATGTACGATTTTGTCTGATCAGGATGTGAATATTGATTCCGGTACATTCAGATCGGATGTGGATGGAATTTCGCTCTTGGAATTCACCGTTGAGGTTAGAGATCTAGGGCATCTTCATCGCGCGCTGAACAAGCTTAAGACTCTTGATGAAGTACTTGAGACTACTCGTTTAGGTTAG
- a CDS encoding RHS repeat domain-containing protein, whose amino-acid sequence MDNLDGYYLRKKEQNELSMGAILYHKSMKPEEKLEQMYEVVEPIEFGVDPNANYQQRFFFEFNNSEKMYPKMLKGQRKALWDRRYNEMEELMETRKKAKSQVHINFMLSNPELELVKDLHNTEYGKELMSEVAINQRRRPESGTGDSIHDELERDSVDMEAVPQFQSKPFLIPGTDENFAQLELEMDDGGRIIKRSFDLYPMKIEYRYEYDGEGRLENVYCDRNTTEMYQYGEYGERTAIETRWVKPHRYSYNDNLQLMQTGKIKYVYDDKGRLVSKNEFGEITQYAYLESGPLCEVILPDGKRIEYTYNPAGQRASKAVDGKVVETYLWQDLTTLLVVVDEKGNDEKIFRYDEEGDPVGMTYQDKEYLFATDQVGSIFMVADDQGRELKRVIYDSFGNLLVDTNKKLGTCLGFAAGLADKDTGLVHFGYREYDPRIGRFITPDPIGFAGGDVDVYGYCLDDPINFIDRTGLAQVHERRLKGLEFLDEPSGTALKKAFHAGTPVGRLTKAFPGAVDWLMDKGNVKLKHEFIKYDKADLEKKEKTNSGFSKGGVRHDENGVSTPIGEHFDDKVMRQAEKNIEASGKYKKGKYKEIGNNCQDYTEDVTKECQRIQKKE is encoded by the coding sequence ATGGATAATTTAGACGGGTATTATCTTAGAAAAAAAGAACAGAATGAGCTTTCGATGGGCGCGATATTGTATCATAAGTCTATGAAACCAGAGGAAAAACTTGAGCAAATGTATGAGGTCGTTGAGCCTATAGAATTCGGAGTTGATCCTAATGCAAATTATCAGCAACGGTTTTTTTTCGAATTTAACAACTCCGAAAAAATGTATCCTAAAATGCTTAAAGGGCAACGCAAGGCTCTTTGGGATCGCAGATATAACGAGATGGAAGAGCTTATGGAAACTCGCAAAAAAGCCAAATCTCAGGTCCACATTAATTTTATGTTGAGTAACCCCGAACTAGAGTTGGTTAAGGATCTGCACAACACCGAATACGGTAAAGAATTGATGTCAGAAGTAGCGATAAATCAGCGGAGACGTCCAGAGTCTGGAACTGGTGATTCCATTCATGATGAACTGGAACGGGATTCTGTAGACATGGAAGCTGTACCGCAGTTTCAGTCTAAGCCTTTTCTGATTCCGGGGACGGATGAGAACTTTGCCCAGCTTGAACTAGAAATGGACGATGGCGGTAGGATCATTAAGCGCTCATTCGATCTTTATCCTATGAAAATCGAATACAGGTACGAGTATGATGGAGAAGGTAGGCTTGAAAATGTTTATTGTGATCGCAACACTACCGAGATGTATCAGTACGGTGAGTATGGTGAAAGAACGGCGATTGAAACTAGGTGGGTAAAGCCGCATCGTTATAGTTATAATGACAATTTGCAGCTCATGCAAACTGGCAAAATTAAATATGTTTATGACGACAAAGGGCGTCTGGTTTCTAAAAATGAATTTGGTGAAATAACACAATATGCTTATTTAGAATCAGGGCCGCTGTGTGAAGTGATTCTGCCGGATGGTAAGAGAATTGAGTACACCTATAATCCTGCCGGCCAGAGAGCTTCTAAGGCTGTGGACGGTAAGGTCGTAGAAACATATCTATGGCAAGATCTGACTACATTATTGGTAGTCGTTGACGAGAAAGGCAATGATGAGAAGATATTCAGATATGACGAAGAAGGTGATCCTGTCGGTATGACTTACCAAGATAAAGAGTATCTTTTTGCCACCGATCAGGTCGGATCAATATTTATGGTTGCGGATGATCAGGGTCGTGAGCTAAAACGAGTTATATATGATTCGTTTGGTAATCTACTTGTCGATACAAATAAAAAGTTAGGCACCTGTCTCGGATTTGCGGCAGGTCTCGCAGATAAAGATACGGGCTTAGTCCATTTCGGCTATCGTGAATACGATCCTCGCATCGGCAGATTCATAACACCCGACCCAATTGGTTTTGCTGGCGGGGACGTGGATGTTTATGGGTATTGTTTGGATGATCCTATTAATTTTATTGATCGCACGGGGCTGGCGCAAGTTCATGAAAGAAGACTGAAAGGACTTGAGTTCTTAGATGAACCAAGTGGTACTGCTCTGAAGAAAGCTTTTCATGCAGGTACACCCGTCGGCCGACTTACTAAAGCATTTCCTGGTGCGGTCGATTGGTTAATGGATAAGGGTAATGTAAAGCTTAAACATGAATTTATAAAATATGACAAAGCTGATCTAGAGAAAAAGGAAAAAACAAATTCAGGTTTCTCAAAAGGTGGAGTTCGGCATGATGAAAATGGAGTTAGTACTCCCATAGGCGAGCATTTTGATGATAAAGTAATGCGTCAAGCTGAGAAAAACATCGAGGCAAGTGGGAAGTACAAAAAAGGAAAATACAAAGAGATCGGTAACAACTGCCAAGACTACACAGAAGATGTTACAAAAGAGTGTCAGCGTATACAAAAGAAAGAGTAA
- a CDS encoding RHS repeat-associated core domain-containing protein has translation MYDSFGNILVDTNKKFDTCVRFAAGLADKGTGLVHFGYREYDPIIGRFITPDPIGFAGGDVDVYGYCLDDPINFIDRTGLFVFGKRRLKGLEVLDSPVGKALNGAGKKVLDTVARGPVSDKIEKELSRNNLELKHEHGFFEDEEGGNIGKSDKGRITNETKKGFKFERQHYDDKRMRRAAKNLKEGEYDAVSNNCQDFKDKLLKEYHATFRSDNLH, from the coding sequence ATATATGATTCGTTTGGGAATATACTTGTCGATACAAATAAGAAGTTTGACACTTGTGTAAGATTTGCGGCAGGTCTCGCAGATAAAGGTACGGGATTAGTCCATTTCGGATATCGTGAATACGATCCTATCATCGGCAGATTCATAACTCCCGACCCGATAGGTTTCGCTGGCGGGGATGTGGATGTTTATGGCTATTGCTTGGATGATCCTATTAATTTTATTGATCGGACGGGGCTGTTTGTGTTTGGCAAAAGAAGGCTTAAAGGTCTTGAGGTGCTAGATAGTCCTGTAGGTAAAGCCTTGAATGGCGCAGGCAAAAAAGTGCTAGACACAGTTGCCCGGGGTCCGGTTTCAGATAAGATAGAAAAAGAACTTAGCCGCAATAACCTTGAATTAAAACATGAACATGGTTTTTTTGAAGATGAGGAAGGTGGAAATATTGGAAAGTCCGACAAAGGGCGTATTACGAATGAAACTAAGAAAGGTTTTAAGTTTGAAAGGCAACATTATGATGACAAGCGTATGAGGCGAGCAGCGAAAAATCTCAAAGAAGGTGAATATGACGCTGTTTCTAATAATTGCCAAGACTTTAAAGATAAATTGTTAAAAGAGTATCATGCTACTTTTCGCAGTGACAATCTCCACTAA
- a CDS encoding cysteine hydrolase family protein — protein MRALLVIDMQRGLFEGAKKRFDAENVIKRINGLIDRARKKEITIIFIRHNGPPEQGLELNSEEWQILPELHKEPSDMTIDKTCCDSFCSTNLKEELDKLSVNKLIITGCCTDFCVDSTARQATSLGYEVMVASDAHTTADKPHLDAKIIIEHHNFVWSEIYSTKAIIVRPAKDIF, from the coding sequence ATGCGGGCGCTATTGGTCATAGATATGCAAAGAGGACTCTTCGAGGGAGCAAAGAAACGGTTTGATGCTGAAAATGTTATAAAGCGCATTAACGGTTTAATCGATCGAGCCAGAAAAAAGGAAATTACAATCATTTTCATCCGACATAACGGACCGCCAGAACAGGGCTTGGAACTAAATTCCGAGGAATGGCAGATATTACCAGAATTGCATAAAGAGCCATCTGATATGACTATTGATAAAACGTGCTGTGATTCTTTTTGCAGTACTAATCTTAAAGAAGAATTGGACAAACTGAGCGTGAACAAGCTCATCATAACAGGATGCTGCACCGACTTTTGTGTTGATTCTACTGCGCGCCAAGCTACGAGTCTTGGCTATGAAGTCATGGTTGCATCCGATGCGCACACAACTGCCGACAAGCCGCACCTCGATGCCAAGATCATCATAGAGCATCATAATTTCGTCTGGTCCGAAATATACAGTACCAAGGCGATCATAGTTCGTCCTGCGAAAGATATTTTCTAG
- a CDS encoding CerR family C-terminal domain-containing protein, which translates to MSELNTSGSGNKSRGEETRQKLLLVGARLFAINGFKGVSMRNLAKEANINIATVGYHFGGKLGLYEAVLQDVIDHKHEFFPSKENLDEHIGRFDSGEISKGDLVRWYFGVLINAIIGDPETEWASLIISRELAVPSELYPQLDRDLLTPSFESLALLLETVMEPDASREERIIMVIALMGMALKFAHSKTVLSRVGWEEYTPENIAKATDILCRRIIGFIGCEES; encoded by the coding sequence ATGTCTGAATTGAATACAAGTGGATCTGGTAATAAATCCCGTGGCGAAGAAACTCGGCAGAAGCTTTTATTAGTTGGCGCGAGGTTGTTTGCGATAAATGGATTTAAGGGTGTGAGCATGCGCAACCTTGCAAAAGAGGCAAATATTAATATTGCAACAGTCGGGTACCACTTCGGCGGAAAACTTGGGCTGTACGAAGCAGTTCTTCAGGACGTTATTGACCACAAGCATGAATTTTTTCCTTCTAAGGAAAATCTCGATGAGCATATTGGTCGGTTTGATTCCGGTGAAATTTCGAAAGGGGACTTAGTTCGATGGTATTTTGGTGTTTTAATTAATGCCATTATCGGGGACCCCGAAACAGAATGGGCGTCTTTGATCATTTCACGGGAACTTGCAGTGCCTAGCGAACTTTATCCACAATTGGATAGGGACTTGCTTACGCCTTCGTTTGAGAGTTTAGCGCTTCTTTTAGAAACGGTTATGGAACCCGATGCTTCTCGTGAAGAGCGAATTATTATGGTGATTGCTTTAATGGGCATGGCTCTCAAGTTTGCACATTCCAAGACAGTATTATCCAGAGTCGGATGGGAAGAGTACACCCCTGAAAATATAGCTAAAGCAACAGATATTTTATGTAGACGAATAATCGGCTTTATCGGTTGTGAGGAGTCATAA